Proteins from a genomic interval of Medicago truncatula cultivar Jemalong A17 chromosome 3, MtrunA17r5.0-ANR, whole genome shotgun sequence:
- the LOC25490345 gene encoding cell number regulator 6 — MDERSRYVKLTKDQKPVEQDIQPGELNQPIHVPQLAVPKCMECGQPLPESYAPPADEPWMTGIFGCAEDRESCLTGLFCPCVLFGRNVESLNEDTPWTGPCICHAIFIEGGIALATATAILNGVIDPGTSFLIFEGLFFTWWMCGIYTGQVRQNLQKNYHLQNSPGDPCCVHCCLHWCALCQEHREMKGRLSESISSETTIVNPPPIQEMKSADVKETPESSSANNSDHTNLEMQAL, encoded by the exons ATGGATGAACGGAGCCGTTACGTGAAACTGACTAAAGATCAGAAACCTGTTGAACAAGATATCCAGCCTGGTGAACTTAATCAACCCATTCATGTTCCTcag TTGGCCGTTCCGAAGTGCATGGAATGTGGACAACCACTACCCGAAAGCTATGCACCTCCTGCTGACGAGCCTTGGATGACTGGGATCTTTGGATGTGCTGAAGATAGGGAGAGTT GTTTGACAGGACTGTTTTGTCCCTGTGTTTTATTTGGCCGCAATGTAGAAAGCTTGAATGAAGACACTCCTTGGACTGGACCATGCATTTGTCATGCCATTTTTATTGAAGGTGGCATTGCTCTTGCAACAGCAACTGCAATCTTGAATGGTGTCATTGACCCAGGGACATCATTTCTAATTTTTGAGGGTTTATTTTTTACTTGGTGGATGTGTGGCATATACACTGGTCAGGTTCGACAAAACTTACAAAAGAATTATCACTTACAG AATTCGCCTGGTGATCCTTGTTGTGTTCACTGCTGCTTGCACTGGTGTGCCTTGTGTCAAGAACACAGGGAGATGAAGGGACGGCTCTCGGAAAGTATTTCCTCAGAAACCACCATTGTAAATCCTCCTCCGATTCAAGAAATGAAGTCTGCTGATGTAAAGGAGACTCCTGAATCCTCTTCTGCTAACAACAGTGACCACACTAATTTAGAAATGCAGGCTCTATAG
- the LOC25490344 gene encoding derlin-1: MSTPAEYFWSLPPVSKTFGVACFMTTAAYYLNLYDAESIALFYGLVFKRLQVWRLITNFFFLGPFSFPFAVRLIMIAKYGVSLERGPFDKRTADFVWMLIFGALSLLVMAVVPYLWSPFMGISLVFMIVYVWSREFPDARINIYGLVSLKGFYLPWAMLGLDLIFGNPLKPDILGMVAGHLYYFLTVLHPLAGGKFKFNTPLLVHKIVAYWGEGTQINAPVQSNPSAGIIFKGRSNRLGGNQTTTRSTSQETSGINASSPQQQNQGDGIAFRGRSYRLNK, from the exons ATGTCTACACCAGCAGA ATACTTCTGGTCTTTACCTCCAGTGAGCAAGACTTTTGGAGTGGCATGTTTCATGACAACTGCTGCATATTATCTGAATCTTTATGATGCAGAGAGCATAGCACTATTTTATGGCTTAGTGTTTAAACGACTTCAA GTTTGGAGGCTTATCACAaatttcttctttcttggaCCATTTTCATTTCCATTTGCAGTTCGTCTTATAATGAT AGCAAAATATGGTGTTTCATTGGAAAGAGGTCCATTTGACAAGAGAACTGCAGATTTTGTTTGGATGTTGATATTTGGCGCACTCTCACTTTTG GTGATGGCTGTTGTGCCATATTTATGGTCTCCATTCATGGGAATTTCTTTAGTTTTCATGATTGTCTATGTTTGGAGCCGTGAATTTCCAGATGCAAGAATCAACATTTATGGTTTGGTATCATTGAAG GGTTTTTACCTTCCATGGGCTATGTTAGGTCTTGATTTGATATTTGGAAATCCTTTAAAGCCAGACATTCTAGGGATGGTTGCAGGACACTTATATTACTTCTTAACAGTGCTTCATCCTCTTGCTGGTGGAAAGTTCAAGTTCAATACTCCTCTCTTGGT TCACAAAATAGTGGCATATTGGGGAGAAGGTACCCAAATAAATGCTCCAGTGCAATCTAATCCATCAGCTGGAATTATATTCAAAGGAAGAAGCAACCGTCTTGGTggaaatcaaacaacaacaagaagCACTTCACAGGAAACAAGCGGCATTAATGCTTCTTCACCTCAGCAGCAAAATCAGGGTGATGGAATTGCTTTTCGTGGAAGAAGTTACcgtttaaataaatga